One Bombus pyrosoma isolate SC7728 linkage group LG11, ASM1482585v1, whole genome shotgun sequence DNA segment encodes these proteins:
- the LOC122573025 gene encoding protein PTHB1 isoform X2, with amino-acid sequence MSLFKTKEWWRTRCGANETFDKHSLLAAPLFGKERQDILVVGSHDGYLRMYSPSSRWVDETKSPTNYKSTDLMIETRLDDCIVDMKAGKFVSGSQDLRLAVLTPSKLTVYNVALVDQSIEYGDRCELKIAYEHPLPRFPASLTIGPFGGVRGRDFLCVQCLDGTLLFYEQEMFAFSQVTRNRLLAEPIIYVPRYDLFVAASSSWYLECHRYQSMAEWSRSTERVSGSSNGAEERDAQHRRANATSLEPDWTYNIGEAVLGIEAVTLSSFEVGIVVLGEKHLYCLKDNCTSVKYAKRLEYKPLCFRAYVIEPDGKLMVLVIADTSTLMIYEGSTLKWSAQLPFAPVAVARVQLEHLQGVIVVLSADGRLEACYLGSEPSLFVAPPLHPRGYDYTAAEQELAELRALSRKSKDSEDRTSDAGMDAELIVSINVSLDSNSSDHRSDSEMEAQLQPICSVTIELSSYAVLSDVQVCVDVFKPLVVADDFYALPNLCERHAMKTRVYVDGDLPAFSSEIRATVTYRTDAGVLRSVRRTSQLPLKTMLRSCPPESSAPFVTVIKSGAPLLTFTQLFPEFSADQSQRQGWNALGLWHLNSGHTVTVVSGNAGNRYRVQSNDGLSSTLVVSRLIDRSRSKNEESVGATIGQNHIRLVHQRIDDHFAARQKINRITNELGLLTSQLRNVERKMLRAVRERNERSLPDTGLPFLFDSTCDAIFALLEQLAQARAKNER; translated from the exons ATGTCGTTGTTCAAGACGAAGGAGTGGTGGCGAACGAGGTGCGGTGCGAACGAAACGTTCGATAAGCACAGCCTGTTGGCCGCGCCGTTGTTCGGAAAGGAGAGACAAGATATCCTCGTGGTGGGAAGTCACGACGGTTACCTAAGGATGTACAGTCCGTCGTCGCGATGGGTGGACGAAACGAAATCACCGACCAACTACAAGTCCACGGATTTGATGATCGAGACTCGATTAGACGACTGCATCGTGGATATGAAGGCGGGCAAGTTCGTCTC AGGCTCGCAAGATCTACGTTTGGCGGTATTGACGCCATCGAAGTTGACTGTTTACAACGTGGCCCTGGTCGACCAATCCATCGAATACG GAGATCGGTGCGAACTGAAGATCGCTTACGAGCACCCGCTGCCGAGATTTCCGGCATCGTTGACGATAGGACCGTTCGGCGGCGTTCGCGGCAGAGACTTTCTCTGCGTTCAATGCCTGGACGGGACGCTACTCTTCTACGAGCAAGAGATGTTCGCGTTCAGCCAGGTGACGCGGAATCGGTTGCTGGCCGAGCCGATCATTTACGTTCCGCGCTACGATCTGTTCGTCGCCGCCAGCTCCTCCTGGTATCTCGAGTGTCACAG GTACCAAAGTATGGCGGAGTGGTCGAGAAGCACGGAACGAGTCTCCGGGAGCTCGAACGGCGCGGAGGAGCGCGACGCGCAGCATCGGCGCGCCAATGCCACGAGCCTCGAGCCAGATTGGACGTACAACATCGGCGAAGCGGTTCTCGGCATCGAGGCTGTCACTTTGAGCAGCTTCGAGGTTGGCATAGTGGTTCTCGGCGAGAAACATCTGTACTGTCTAAAGGACAATTGTACGTCGGTCAAGTACGCCAAGAGGCTGGAATACAAGCCGCTCTGCTTTCGAGCTTACGTTATCG AACCGGACGGGAAGTTGATGGTGCTCGTAATCGCCGACACAAGCACTCTCATGATTTACGAGGGTAGCACGTTGAAATGGTCGGCCCAACTGCCTTTCGCGCCGGTTGCCGTTGCCAGAGTTCAATTAGAG CATCTGCAGGGCGTGATCGTAGTTTTGTCGGCGGATGGTCGACTGGAAGCCTGCTACTTAGGTTCGGAGCCGAGTTTGTTCGTCGCACCGCCGCTTCATCCACGGGGTTACGATTACACGGCAGCGGAACAGGAGTTGGCGGAACTGCGAGCTCTCTCGAGGAAGAGCAAGGATTCCG AGGATCGCACCAGCGACGCCGGAATGGACGCGGAGCTCATAGTATCGATAAACGTGTCGCTGGATTCGAATTCGTCGGATCATCGTTCAGACAGCGAGATGGAGGCGCAGCTACAACCGATCTGCAGCGTCACCATAGAGTTGTCCTCGTACGCGGTCCTCAGCGACGTCCAGGTCTGCGTCGACGTATTCAAACCTCTGGTCGTCGCCGACGATTTCTACGCTCTTCCGAATCTCT GCGAGCGACACGCGATGAAGACCCGGGTGTACGTGGACGGGGATTTGCCGGCGTTCTCTTCGGAAATCAGAGCGACCGTGACTTATCGGACAGACGCAGGTGTCTTAAGATCGGTGCGGAGAACCAGCCAATTGCCCCTGAAGACGATGTTGAGAAGCTGCCCGCCTGAAAGCTCGGCCCCCTTCGTCACCGTGATCAAGAGCGGCGCACCTTTGCTCACCTTCACCCAGCTGTTTCCCG AATTCAGCGCGGATCAGTCGCAAAGACAAGGATGGAACGCTCTGGGTTTGTGGCACCTGAACTCTGGCCACACGGTCACCGTCGTTTCCGGCAATGCCGGAAATCGATATCGGGTACAGTCCAACGACGGATTATCGTCGACCTTGGTCGTTTCTCGACTGATCGACAGATCGAGGAGCAAAAACGAGGAAAGTGTCGGGGCGACCATAGGACAAAATCATATTCGCTTGGTGCATCAACGGATAGACGATCATTTTGCCGCACGACAAAAGATTAACAGAATAACG AACGAGCTCGGTCTGCTGACGAGTCAGCTGAGAAACGTGGAGAGAAAAATGTTGCGAGCcgtgagagaaagaaacgagcgaTCTCTGCCCGATACCGGATTGCCGTTCCTCTTCGATTCCACTTGCGACGCGATCTTCGCGCTTCTCGAGCAACTCGCGCAAGCGCGAGCG aagaacGAGCGATAA
- the LOC122573025 gene encoding protein PTHB1 isoform X1, whose product MSLFKTKEWWRTRCGANETFDKHSLLAAPLFGKERQDILVVGSHDGYLRMYSPSSRWVDETKSPTNYKSTDLMIETRLDDCIVDMKAGKFVSGSQDLRLAVLTPSKLTVYNVALVDQSIEYGDRCELKIAYEHPLPRFPASLTIGPFGGVRGRDFLCVQCLDGTLLFYEQEMFAFSQVTRNRLLAEPIIYVPRYDLFVAASSSWYLECHRYQSMAEWSRSTERVSGSSNGAEERDAQHRRANATSLEPDWTYNIGEAVLGIEAVTLSSFEVGIVVLGEKHLYCLKDNCTSVKYAKRLEYKPLCFRAYVIEPDGKLMVLVIADTSTLMIYEGSTLKWSAQLPFAPVAVARVQLEHLQGVIVVLSADGRLEACYLGSEPSLFVAPPLHPRGYDYTAAEQELAELRALSRKSKDSEDRTSDAGMDAELIVSINVSLDSNSSDHRSDSEMEAQLQPICSVTIELSSYAVLSDVQVCVDVFKPLVVADDFYALPNLCERHAMKTRVYVDGDLPAFSSEIRATVTYRTDAGVLRSVRRTSQLPLKTMLRSCPPESSAPFVTVIKSGAPLLTFTQLFPEFSADQSQRQGWNALGLWHLNSGHTVTVVSGNAGNRYRVQSNDGLSSTLVVSRLIDRSRSKNEESVGATIGQNHIRLVHQRIDDHFAARQKINRITNELGLLTSQLRNVERKMLRAVRERNERSLPDTGLPFLFDSTCDAIFALLEQLAQARAEFTDLRMKKVNDLAGTVYDRAKSVDTTGSTKVTSVWNNMEKLPSFNDDLRGI is encoded by the exons ATGTCGTTGTTCAAGACGAAGGAGTGGTGGCGAACGAGGTGCGGTGCGAACGAAACGTTCGATAAGCACAGCCTGTTGGCCGCGCCGTTGTTCGGAAAGGAGAGACAAGATATCCTCGTGGTGGGAAGTCACGACGGTTACCTAAGGATGTACAGTCCGTCGTCGCGATGGGTGGACGAAACGAAATCACCGACCAACTACAAGTCCACGGATTTGATGATCGAGACTCGATTAGACGACTGCATCGTGGATATGAAGGCGGGCAAGTTCGTCTC AGGCTCGCAAGATCTACGTTTGGCGGTATTGACGCCATCGAAGTTGACTGTTTACAACGTGGCCCTGGTCGACCAATCCATCGAATACG GAGATCGGTGCGAACTGAAGATCGCTTACGAGCACCCGCTGCCGAGATTTCCGGCATCGTTGACGATAGGACCGTTCGGCGGCGTTCGCGGCAGAGACTTTCTCTGCGTTCAATGCCTGGACGGGACGCTACTCTTCTACGAGCAAGAGATGTTCGCGTTCAGCCAGGTGACGCGGAATCGGTTGCTGGCCGAGCCGATCATTTACGTTCCGCGCTACGATCTGTTCGTCGCCGCCAGCTCCTCCTGGTATCTCGAGTGTCACAG GTACCAAAGTATGGCGGAGTGGTCGAGAAGCACGGAACGAGTCTCCGGGAGCTCGAACGGCGCGGAGGAGCGCGACGCGCAGCATCGGCGCGCCAATGCCACGAGCCTCGAGCCAGATTGGACGTACAACATCGGCGAAGCGGTTCTCGGCATCGAGGCTGTCACTTTGAGCAGCTTCGAGGTTGGCATAGTGGTTCTCGGCGAGAAACATCTGTACTGTCTAAAGGACAATTGTACGTCGGTCAAGTACGCCAAGAGGCTGGAATACAAGCCGCTCTGCTTTCGAGCTTACGTTATCG AACCGGACGGGAAGTTGATGGTGCTCGTAATCGCCGACACAAGCACTCTCATGATTTACGAGGGTAGCACGTTGAAATGGTCGGCCCAACTGCCTTTCGCGCCGGTTGCCGTTGCCAGAGTTCAATTAGAG CATCTGCAGGGCGTGATCGTAGTTTTGTCGGCGGATGGTCGACTGGAAGCCTGCTACTTAGGTTCGGAGCCGAGTTTGTTCGTCGCACCGCCGCTTCATCCACGGGGTTACGATTACACGGCAGCGGAACAGGAGTTGGCGGAACTGCGAGCTCTCTCGAGGAAGAGCAAGGATTCCG AGGATCGCACCAGCGACGCCGGAATGGACGCGGAGCTCATAGTATCGATAAACGTGTCGCTGGATTCGAATTCGTCGGATCATCGTTCAGACAGCGAGATGGAGGCGCAGCTACAACCGATCTGCAGCGTCACCATAGAGTTGTCCTCGTACGCGGTCCTCAGCGACGTCCAGGTCTGCGTCGACGTATTCAAACCTCTGGTCGTCGCCGACGATTTCTACGCTCTTCCGAATCTCT GCGAGCGACACGCGATGAAGACCCGGGTGTACGTGGACGGGGATTTGCCGGCGTTCTCTTCGGAAATCAGAGCGACCGTGACTTATCGGACAGACGCAGGTGTCTTAAGATCGGTGCGGAGAACCAGCCAATTGCCCCTGAAGACGATGTTGAGAAGCTGCCCGCCTGAAAGCTCGGCCCCCTTCGTCACCGTGATCAAGAGCGGCGCACCTTTGCTCACCTTCACCCAGCTGTTTCCCG AATTCAGCGCGGATCAGTCGCAAAGACAAGGATGGAACGCTCTGGGTTTGTGGCACCTGAACTCTGGCCACACGGTCACCGTCGTTTCCGGCAATGCCGGAAATCGATATCGGGTACAGTCCAACGACGGATTATCGTCGACCTTGGTCGTTTCTCGACTGATCGACAGATCGAGGAGCAAAAACGAGGAAAGTGTCGGGGCGACCATAGGACAAAATCATATTCGCTTGGTGCATCAACGGATAGACGATCATTTTGCCGCACGACAAAAGATTAACAGAATAACG AACGAGCTCGGTCTGCTGACGAGTCAGCTGAGAAACGTGGAGAGAAAAATGTTGCGAGCcgtgagagaaagaaacgagcgaTCTCTGCCCGATACCGGATTGCCGTTCCTCTTCGATTCCACTTGCGACGCGATCTTCGCGCTTCTCGAGCAACTCGCGCAAGCGCGAGCG GAATTTACTGATTTGCGGATGAAAAAAGTCAACGATCTCGCTGGGACAGTTTACGATCGAGCAAAGTCCGTCGATACAACCGGAAGTACCAAAGTTACCTCGGTATGGAACAATATGGAAAAGTTGCCTTCTTTTAACGATGACCTCAGGGGCATATAA